Proteins encoded together in one Streptomyces umbrinus window:
- a CDS encoding potassium transporter Kup, giving the protein MADRRQGTASDDGSASPGEEARRARTHDTVRLAVVIGALGVVFGDIGTSPIYTLQTVFNPDDPHPVPVTTDNVYGVVSLVFWSVMVVVTLTYVLLAMRADNDGEGGIMALITLLRRWSSQRGRRATVVLAALGIFGASLFFGDSMITPAISVLSAVEGLKVVEPSLDSAVVPITAVIIVALFLVQRRGTAAVGRVFGPVMIVWFTAIGACGVAGIADHPDILRALSPTYALDFLFGHWGTAFFALAAIVLAVTGAEALYADMGHFGRRAITRGWLFLVLPACVLSYLGQGALILDDPDNISSPFFLLVPEWGRWPMVLLATAATVIASQAVITGAYSVASQAAQLGYLPRLRIAHTSESTIGQIYVPWINWLLMVSVLTLVFAFQSSAALAYAFGMAVTGTITITTLLFFYVARHKWGTPPWLLAIGAGALLLVDLLFVAANMTKLVHGAWLPLLIGLTAFTVMTTWQRGRQLVTEERARQEGPLPEFVEHLRTGQEPTIRAPGTAVFLNRDKETAPLAMRANVEHNHVRHEQVVILSIGTEPVPRVPADQRIVVDDLGYADDGIIHVTARFGYMETPDVPGTLAMLDPAETEGPLQLDQASYFLSKIELRRGKAPTMAPWRKRLFIATSYITADAAEYFSLPRDRTVIMGSQIEV; this is encoded by the coding sequence ATGGCCGATCGCCGGCAGGGAACCGCGTCGGACGACGGTTCCGCCTCGCCGGGAGAGGAGGCCCGTCGGGCGCGCACTCACGACACGGTGCGGCTCGCGGTCGTCATCGGTGCTCTCGGCGTGGTCTTCGGCGACATCGGGACCAGCCCGATCTACACCCTCCAGACGGTGTTCAACCCCGACGACCCGCACCCCGTCCCGGTCACCACGGACAACGTGTACGGGGTGGTGTCGCTGGTCTTCTGGTCGGTGATGGTCGTCGTCACGCTCACCTATGTGCTGCTGGCGATGCGCGCCGACAACGACGGTGAGGGCGGCATCATGGCGCTGATCACCCTGCTGCGGCGTTGGAGTTCGCAACGCGGGCGTCGGGCCACCGTCGTACTGGCCGCGCTCGGCATCTTCGGTGCGTCGCTGTTCTTCGGTGACAGCATGATCACCCCGGCGATCTCGGTACTGTCCGCGGTCGAGGGACTCAAGGTCGTCGAGCCGTCGCTGGACAGCGCGGTCGTGCCGATCACCGCGGTGATCATCGTGGCGCTGTTCCTGGTGCAGCGCCGGGGAACCGCGGCGGTGGGCCGGGTGTTCGGACCGGTCATGATCGTCTGGTTCACGGCCATCGGCGCGTGCGGCGTCGCCGGTATCGCCGACCACCCGGACATCCTGAGGGCACTGTCACCGACGTACGCCCTGGACTTCCTGTTCGGCCATTGGGGCACGGCCTTCTTCGCCCTGGCCGCGATCGTGCTCGCGGTCACCGGCGCCGAGGCGCTCTACGCCGACATGGGGCACTTCGGCCGCCGGGCCATCACCCGGGGCTGGCTCTTCCTCGTACTGCCCGCCTGCGTCCTGAGCTACCTGGGCCAGGGCGCGCTGATCCTCGACGATCCGGACAACATCAGCAGCCCGTTCTTCCTGCTCGTGCCCGAGTGGGGACGATGGCCGATGGTCCTGCTGGCGACGGCGGCGACCGTGATCGCTTCCCAGGCGGTGATCACCGGCGCGTACTCGGTCGCCTCCCAGGCCGCCCAGCTGGGCTATCTGCCGAGGCTGCGTATCGCGCACACCTCCGAGTCCACCATCGGTCAGATCTACGTCCCGTGGATCAACTGGCTCCTGATGGTCTCGGTCCTCACGCTGGTCTTCGCCTTCCAGAGCTCCGCGGCGCTGGCCTACGCGTTCGGCATGGCGGTCACCGGCACCATCACCATCACCACCCTGCTCTTCTTCTACGTCGCCCGTCACAAGTGGGGTACGCCCCCCTGGCTGCTCGCCATCGGCGCGGGCGCGCTCCTCCTCGTGGACCTGCTGTTCGTGGCGGCCAACATGACCAAGCTCGTCCACGGCGCGTGGCTGCCGCTGCTGATCGGCCTCACCGCGTTCACGGTCATGACGACCTGGCAGCGCGGCCGCCAACTGGTCACCGAGGAACGAGCACGCCAGGAAGGGCCGTTGCCCGAGTTCGTCGAACACCTCCGCACAGGGCAGGAGCCGACGATCCGCGCGCCCGGCACGGCCGTCTTCCTGAACCGGGACAAGGAGACCGCGCCCCTGGCCATGCGCGCCAACGTCGAGCACAACCACGTGCGGCACGAGCAGGTCGTGATCCTGTCCATCGGGACCGAGCCCGTGCCTCGCGTCCCGGCCGACCAGCGGATCGTCGTCGACGACCTCGGGTACGCCGACGACGGGATCATCCACGTCACCGCCCGGTTCGGCTACATGGAGACGCCGGACGTGCCCGGCACGCTGGCCATGCTCGACCCGGCCGAGACCGAAGGGCCGCTGCAACTCGACCAGGCGTCCTACTTCCTGTCGAAGATCGAGCTCCGGCGCGGGAAGGCACCGACGATGGCGCCCTGGCGCAAGCGGCTGTTCATCGCCACCTCCTACATCACGGCCGACGCCGCCGAGTACTTCAGCCTGCCCCGCGACCGCACGGTCATCATGGGGTCGCAGATCGAGGTGTAG
- a CDS encoding serine/threonine-protein kinase: MPQQNTASPDAGAERLVAGRYRLLSVLGEGGMGTVWRARDEVLHREVAVKEVRAPVGLGVAQVERMYTRLEREAWAAARISARGVVTVHDVVTDDGRPWIVMEFVRGRSLADAISSQGALAPREAARIGAEVLAALRAAHGAGVLHRDVKPANVLLADDGRVVLTDFGIATVEGDSALTMTGELVGSPEYLAPERALGRNPGPASDLWSLGALLYAAVQGRSPYRRTSPLSTLRAIVDDELPPPHRAGPLVSVIEGLMRKDPDERMSAEEAEQELRLAGADGTSGADTATPSAPTPAAATDDLPTAESPLGETAPTAIAASEAGTAATVDASGAAVDVPTGEAPTAAANVPTGDIPTAAVDVPTTAAHPDAPAAQAQPPLPGAVPEITVESAAPAPRSPVDEAFPPTVVSLGVPASPAPPRPAPEAASGSGIAGSPTVWADPVSGPEPTAGSAVLASQAANDGGETSGHGPTKRKRRIGYLTGAGVAVLALLVGGLGYVLGGDGGESGKDTGSPTGQAQATASATASSGSDDTAEQPVSVTATGGATTYVGDCPPADSQAPWFTATFTVSDLPFQFSYRWVSTNGSVIDRQWRTLSFPDGGPRTHKETVRLSTYARSGTLRSEMAVEIRSPFEAVSNSVPFSVTCASTNGG; encoded by the coding sequence ATGCCACAGCAGAACACGGCGTCGCCGGACGCGGGTGCCGAACGGCTGGTCGCCGGTCGCTACCGCTTGCTGTCCGTTCTCGGCGAGGGCGGTATGGGCACCGTGTGGCGGGCCCGCGACGAGGTACTGCACCGAGAGGTCGCCGTCAAGGAGGTACGCGCTCCCGTCGGACTGGGAGTGGCGCAGGTCGAGCGGATGTACACCCGTCTGGAGCGGGAGGCCTGGGCGGCGGCGCGCATCAGTGCTCGCGGTGTGGTGACCGTCCACGACGTCGTCACCGACGACGGCCGACCCTGGATCGTCATGGAGTTCGTCCGCGGCCGGTCGCTGGCCGACGCGATCAGCTCCCAGGGTGCCCTCGCGCCGCGGGAGGCCGCGCGCATAGGTGCCGAGGTGCTGGCCGCACTGCGCGCGGCGCATGGCGCCGGAGTGCTGCACCGCGACGTGAAACCCGCCAACGTCCTGCTCGCGGACGACGGCAGGGTGGTGCTCACCGACTTCGGCATCGCCACCGTGGAGGGGGATTCCGCGCTGACGATGACCGGTGAGCTCGTCGGCTCTCCTGAGTATCTGGCGCCGGAGCGGGCGCTGGGCCGGAACCCCGGTCCCGCGTCGGACCTGTGGTCTCTCGGAGCGTTGCTCTACGCGGCCGTCCAGGGACGTTCGCCCTACCGTCGGACCTCCCCGCTGAGCACTCTGCGCGCCATCGTCGACGACGAGTTGCCCCCGCCGCATCGGGCCGGACCCCTCGTGTCCGTCATCGAAGGCCTGATGCGCAAGGACCCCGACGAGCGCATGTCGGCCGAAGAAGCCGAGCAGGAGCTGCGCCTGGCCGGCGCTGACGGCACTTCCGGCGCCGACACGGCCACGCCGTCCGCCCCGACGCCCGCAGCGGCCACCGACGACCTGCCCACCGCCGAGTCCCCGCTCGGGGAGACGGCGCCTACGGCCATCGCCGCATCCGAAGCGGGGACGGCGGCCACGGTGGACGCATCCGGGGCGGCGGTCGACGTACCCACGGGCGAGGCGCCCACTGCGGCGGCCAACGTACCCACGGGCGACATACCAACCGCCGCGGTGGACGTACCCACGACCGCGGCACACCCCGATGCCCCCGCCGCCCAGGCGCAGCCCCCACTTCCCGGTGCCGTACCTGAGATCACCGTCGAGTCGGCCGCCCCGGCTCCCCGCTCGCCCGTCGATGAGGCATTCCCGCCCACCGTGGTCAGCCTCGGCGTCCCCGCTTCTCCCGCCCCGCCACGTCCCGCGCCGGAGGCCGCCTCGGGTTCGGGTATCGCCGGTTCGCCCACCGTATGGGCGGACCCGGTATCGGGGCCCGAACCCACAGCCGGTTCCGCGGTGCTTGCCTCGCAGGCAGCGAACGACGGCGGCGAAACGTCCGGCCACGGCCCCACGAAGCGGAAACGGCGCATCGGGTACCTGACCGGGGCGGGAGTGGCCGTGCTCGCGCTGCTCGTGGGCGGCCTGGGCTATGTGCTCGGTGGCGACGGCGGTGAGAGCGGCAAGGACACCGGCTCGCCCACGGGGCAGGCACAGGCCACCGCCTCCGCCACGGCGAGCAGTGGGTCGGACGACACCGCCGAGCAGCCCGTGTCGGTCACCGCGACCGGGGGCGCGACCACGTACGTCGGGGACTGCCCTCCGGCGGACTCGCAGGCTCCTTGGTTCACCGCGACCTTCACGGTGTCCGATCTGCCCTTCCAGTTCTCCTACCGGTGGGTCTCGACGAACGGGTCCGTGATCGACCGGCAGTGGCGGACGCTGTCGTTCCCGGACGGCGGCCCCCGCACCCACAAGGAGACGGTGCGGCTGTCGACGTACGCGCGGTCGGGAACTCTCCGCAGCGAGATGGCGGTGGAGATCCGCTCTCCGTTCGAGGCGGTGTCCAACTCGGTGCCGTTCTCGGTGACATGCGCCTCGACGAACGGCGGCTAG
- a CDS encoding FHA domain-containing protein: protein MTSVIVGRTGPFAGQSVVLGSAPLRFGRKSDNDVIIVSVSASRLHTEIVEEDGAFVLHDRSRNGTFVNDQRVTRHVLVPGDSIRIGDETFLFETQEAVETVMDLSQLDLPRANASANPGELRVTVSGGGPVGLAFALLLENALPGKAAITVYDGRWVRNGSTVVWKDETQGNVRRMQVVTAQSRQYLALTDEMQSALFDGDGFSEMWPLGPDSVEGRPPRNIRIAYIEDKLLELANAKSAIRLVPKRFDPSEQQNRLSQEHVLVIAEGGGSRTREHFKDRFGAADSSIYSLDGEHLQDLVLGLRVKSQLSDPMSVLLTVAQNRFLLNSLRGEGFLNMRLTREEAGAVIGIDPVRQVFEECVAARPCLMSRHEDNEFVCPTHGTLFLPALLRSSPLWKRIQEGLRLFGVAADDLTAITSFRLDMVQRPRFTAQLSRPTSTSPGTYGFLLGDAANAIHFWPGRGLNSGLASAVSLARSLSRVWQGRPLRDADFIRHEAAMSMLQYRHKSRAWNAMVTTDERGVTRAIKDIIADSMEGDRAVAGPGAEQSDLDLLLDRMRAIRERLAPRLPGMPSDEELRSHLSTLAPSTLRSLQESGAWDTLIVGGEEADIDIFYQSDAPVFVGRPIDPRVPGQPAGPRQPGVLDPA, encoded by the coding sequence GTGACGTCGGTCATCGTGGGACGCACGGGTCCGTTCGCCGGTCAGAGTGTGGTTCTGGGCAGCGCCCCGCTGCGATTCGGGCGCAAGAGCGACAACGACGTGATCATCGTCAGTGTCAGCGCCTCCCGCCTGCACACCGAGATCGTGGAGGAGGACGGTGCGTTCGTCCTCCACGACCGCAGCAGGAACGGAACCTTCGTCAACGACCAGCGCGTCACCCGGCATGTGCTCGTGCCCGGCGACTCCATACGCATCGGCGACGAGACCTTCCTGTTCGAGACGCAGGAAGCGGTGGAGACGGTCATGGACCTCTCCCAGCTCGACCTGCCGCGCGCCAACGCCTCGGCGAACCCCGGCGAACTGCGGGTCACGGTGAGCGGAGGGGGCCCGGTCGGTCTCGCCTTCGCCCTGCTGCTGGAGAACGCCCTGCCGGGGAAGGCGGCCATCACCGTCTACGACGGCCGGTGGGTCAGGAACGGCTCCACCGTGGTCTGGAAGGACGAGACACAGGGCAACGTCCGCCGGATGCAGGTCGTCACCGCCCAGAGCCGTCAGTACCTCGCGCTCACGGACGAGATGCAGTCGGCGCTGTTCGACGGGGATGGGTTCTCGGAGATGTGGCCCCTGGGGCCGGACTCCGTGGAGGGCCGCCCGCCGCGCAACATCCGGATCGCCTACATCGAGGACAAGCTGCTGGAACTGGCCAACGCCAAGTCCGCGATCCGTCTGGTGCCGAAGCGATTCGATCCGTCGGAGCAGCAGAACCGGCTCTCCCAGGAACACGTCCTGGTGATCGCCGAGGGCGGTGGGTCGCGTACCCGGGAGCACTTCAAGGACCGTTTCGGCGCGGCCGACTCCTCGATCTACTCCCTCGACGGGGAGCACCTTCAGGACCTGGTGCTGGGACTGCGGGTCAAGTCCCAGCTCTCGGACCCCATGAGCGTCCTGCTGACCGTGGCGCAGAACCGGTTCCTGCTCAACTCGCTGCGTGGTGAGGGGTTCCTCAACATGAGGCTGACCCGCGAGGAGGCCGGCGCCGTGATCGGCATCGACCCGGTCCGGCAGGTCTTCGAGGAGTGCGTGGCGGCTCGGCCCTGCCTGATGAGCCGCCACGAGGACAACGAGTTCGTCTGCCCGACCCACGGGACCCTGTTCCTGCCCGCCCTGTTGCGCAGCTCGCCGCTGTGGAAGCGGATCCAGGAGGGCCTGCGGCTGTTCGGCGTCGCCGCGGACGATCTCACCGCCATCACCTCGTTCCGGCTGGACATGGTGCAGCGCCCCCGGTTCACGGCCCAGCTCAGCCGTCCTACCTCCACGAGCCCCGGAACCTACGGCTTCCTGCTGGGCGACGCGGCCAACGCCATCCACTTCTGGCCCGGGCGCGGCCTCAACAGCGGCCTCGCCTCGGCTGTTTCCCTCGCCCGCTCCCTCAGCCGGGTCTGGCAGGGCCGACCGCTGCGCGACGCCGACTTCATCCGGCACGAGGCGGCGATGTCCATGCTCCAGTACCGGCACAAGAGCCGGGCCTGGAACGCCATGGTCACCACCGACGAACGCGGCGTGACCCGCGCCATCAAGGACATCATCGCCGACAGCATGGAAGGCGACAGGGCCGTCGCAGGACCCGGCGCCGAGCAGTCCGATCTGGACCTCCTGCTGGACAGGATGCGGGCGATCCGCGAGCGCCTCGCTCCCCGCCTCCCCGGAATGCCCAGCGACGAGGAGCTGCGCAGCCACCTGTCCACCCTCGCTCCGTCGACCCTGCGGTCCCTGCAGGAGAGCGGCGCCTGGGACACCCTGATCGTCGGCGGCGAGGAGGCCGACATCGACATCTTCTACCAGTCGGACGCCCCGGTCTTCGTCGGCCGCCCCATCGATCCGCGCGTCCCCGGCCAGCCGGCGGGACCGCGGCAGCCAGGGGTGCTCGACCCGGCGTGA
- a CDS encoding TerD family protein, which translates to MSLASASFDVPATDDYARDWALVDVETSGLVARRDRVLSVAVVTIGPDGEQTAEFSTLLNPGCDPGPVHVHGLTAERLRGAPTFDQVAGRIGAMLQDRVLVAHNAQFDYDFLAHEFARARMWLPVSQRLCTLALNRQVDPPTEDMKLGTLAAHYGVPQQHAHDALDDTRVLAGILRASLRQAAQLDLPLPLVACPPRAESQFTPQPPKTPCAYRNPGRLAPGGPLQQGMKVAITGDTAHARAELVGRAVAAGLNMMASVSRHTSVLVTNEPTSDSAKARRALAERVPVIDEHTFLRLLADVRTGTAHEATAAPAVTIAPAVPATAPAPAPAPAPAPAPAPAPAPAPAPAPAPAQVQVTELESTTAPVPEVPVLPSPSPRTAVPVPRQPGDSVGSLDKPLSGHRVLVLGGVHADAAAARTRVVELGGSAAINLSASVTDVVLLARGEQDRRMSRITTLELPVHEGPWLTAPSATEQGTAAVRAQEPRVLPRGGVTDLPVPHGRPAPDWYITASWAPQADCEIDVVAFLLDEDEQVTSDAEFIFYGAPESPAGTVRLLTGGPAEQTIAVDLASLPPATRKVVVAAAIDGVTTFGTVGAIQIGAAAGNSGAPVARATLDAATTERTMLLAEIYRRGPLWRLRTVGQGYDHGLDALARGYGVDIAD; encoded by the coding sequence ATGAGTCTCGCCTCCGCCTCTTTCGACGTGCCTGCTACGGACGACTACGCCCGCGACTGGGCGTTGGTCGACGTGGAAACCTCAGGGCTCGTGGCCCGGCGGGATCGGGTGCTGTCCGTCGCCGTAGTGACGATCGGTCCGGACGGCGAACAGACCGCGGAGTTCTCGACACTGCTCAATCCGGGGTGCGATCCGGGGCCGGTGCATGTGCATGGGCTGACCGCCGAGCGGCTGCGGGGCGCGCCGACCTTCGACCAGGTCGCCGGCCGGATCGGGGCGATGCTCCAGGACCGGGTTCTGGTCGCCCACAACGCGCAGTTCGACTACGACTTCCTGGCCCACGAGTTCGCCCGCGCGCGAATGTGGCTGCCGGTGTCGCAACGCCTGTGCACGCTGGCCCTGAACCGCCAGGTGGATCCGCCCACGGAAGACATGAAACTCGGCACCCTCGCCGCTCACTACGGCGTTCCCCAGCAGCACGCACACGATGCGCTGGACGACACCCGGGTGCTGGCCGGGATCCTGCGGGCGTCGCTGCGCCAGGCAGCTCAGCTCGATCTGCCCTTGCCACTCGTGGCCTGCCCGCCCCGTGCGGAGTCCCAGTTCACGCCTCAGCCGCCCAAGACCCCCTGCGCCTACCGCAACCCGGGGCGGCTGGCTCCCGGCGGGCCGCTCCAGCAGGGGATGAAGGTCGCGATCACCGGGGACACCGCGCACGCCCGGGCGGAGCTGGTCGGGCGTGCGGTTGCCGCCGGGCTGAACATGATGGCCTCCGTGAGCCGGCACACCAGCGTGCTGGTCACCAACGAGCCGACGTCCGATTCGGCGAAGGCCCGACGCGCACTCGCCGAACGTGTGCCGGTCATCGACGAGCACACCTTCCTGCGGCTGCTCGCCGACGTACGGACCGGAACGGCGCACGAGGCGACGGCCGCGCCCGCCGTGACGATCGCGCCGGCGGTACCGGCGACGGCTCCGGCTCCGGCTCCGGCTCCGGCTCCGGCTCCGGCTCCGGCTCCGGCTCCGGCTCCGGCTCCGGCTCCGGCTCCGGCTCCGGCTCAAGTCCAGGTCACCGAGCTCGAATCCACCACGGCGCCGGTCCCGGAAGTGCCCGTCCTGCCGTCGCCCTCCCCCCGCACAGCCGTCCCCGTGCCGCGCCAACCCGGCGACTCGGTCGGCTCTTTGGACAAGCCGCTGTCAGGCCACCGGGTACTGGTACTCGGTGGTGTCCACGCCGACGCCGCGGCGGCCCGTACCCGCGTCGTCGAACTGGGCGGTTCCGCGGCCATCAACCTGTCGGCCAGCGTCACCGACGTCGTCCTTCTCGCCCGCGGCGAGCAGGACCGCCGCATGAGCCGCATCACCACCCTTGAACTCCCCGTGCACGAGGGGCCTTGGCTCACCGCGCCGTCGGCCACCGAACAGGGCACGGCGGCCGTCCGGGCACAAGAACCACGGGTGTTGCCGAGGGGCGGCGTCACCGACCTGCCCGTGCCGCACGGCAGACCCGCGCCCGACTGGTACATCACGGCCAGCTGGGCTCCGCAGGCCGACTGCGAGATCGACGTCGTCGCGTTCCTCCTCGACGAGGACGAACAGGTCACCTCCGACGCGGAGTTCATCTTCTACGGCGCCCCGGAGAGCCCCGCCGGCACCGTACGGCTCCTCACCGGAGGTCCGGCCGAACAGACCATCGCCGTCGATCTGGCATCCCTGCCGCCCGCGACCCGCAAGGTCGTCGTCGCCGCGGCCATCGACGGTGTCACCACCTTCGGGACGGTCGGCGCGATCCAGATCGGTGCGGCCGCCGGCAACAGCGGAGCACCCGTCGCCCGGGCGACCCTGGACGCCGCCACGACCGAACGCACCATGCTCCTTGCGGAGATCTACCGCAGAGGTCCCCTCTGGCGCCTGCGCACCGTCGGCCAGGGCTACGACCACGGCCTGGATGCCCTCGCCCGCGGATACGGGGTCGACATCGCCGACTGA
- a CDS encoding MFS transporter has protein sequence MMFAVAMTFIDQTIVSIAAPDIVSELGLSASGMQWVVNAYLLSLAAFFAVGGRLADLWGPRRVVVAGTLIFVVSSAMCGCVPDGDHALTWLVAFRATQGLGAALLFPAALAVVVAVFPIERRGRALALFFGLTGALTAVGPLLGGWLTTWTWRAIFWVNVPVAVVALVLTALAHISDRRRDEPLDVKGAVLIAVGMGTSVLGFQQAAAWGWDSAATWACIAGGLAVLYVFCRYELRTRHPLINLSVFRDRAFTVDSLVLFFAMLAFVPVFFFASVYAQVSLSASANQAALYLLYFFVGFAIASQWGGRILDKRGARPTLKIGCVVGAVGFALWAGKLTDLSMHDQWPYVALAGAGIGFILAPASTDAVNRAIDASYGEVTGITQTVRNYAASIGLAVFGTVLAHTMTDNVVDTLRKRGVPPDQVDSVAEDVTQSITGQADARTPTGDGPVATTMRDAMSSIRMDFAEANQWVFYGMAVALGIGYLCALRHPGGQAAGAEETPAQSPVHH, from the coding sequence ATGATGTTCGCGGTGGCGATGACGTTCATCGACCAGACGATCGTGTCGATCGCGGCGCCCGACATCGTCTCCGAACTCGGCCTGTCCGCCTCGGGCATGCAGTGGGTGGTCAACGCCTATCTGCTGTCCCTGGCCGCGTTCTTCGCCGTCGGCGGGCGCCTCGCCGACCTGTGGGGACCACGTCGGGTCGTCGTGGCAGGCACCCTGATCTTCGTCGTCTCCTCTGCGATGTGCGGCTGCGTACCCGACGGGGACCACGCGCTGACGTGGCTCGTCGCCTTCCGCGCGACCCAGGGACTCGGGGCGGCGCTGCTCTTCCCCGCCGCGCTCGCGGTCGTCGTGGCGGTGTTCCCGATCGAGCGGCGGGGGCGCGCCCTGGCCCTGTTCTTCGGCCTCACCGGTGCCCTCACCGCGGTGGGACCGCTGCTCGGCGGCTGGCTGACCACCTGGACCTGGCGGGCGATCTTCTGGGTCAACGTCCCTGTCGCCGTCGTCGCGCTGGTCCTCACCGCGCTCGCCCACATCTCCGACCGGCGACGCGACGAACCGCTGGACGTCAAGGGTGCTGTGCTGATCGCCGTCGGCATGGGCACGAGTGTGCTCGGTTTCCAGCAGGCGGCGGCCTGGGGCTGGGACAGCGCGGCGACGTGGGCCTGCATCGCCGGCGGCCTCGCGGTTCTGTACGTGTTCTGCCGCTACGAACTGCGCACCCGCCACCCCCTGATCAACCTGTCGGTCTTCCGCGACCGCGCCTTTACGGTGGACTCACTGGTGCTCTTCTTCGCCATGCTGGCGTTCGTCCCCGTGTTCTTCTTCGCCTCGGTCTACGCCCAGGTCTCCCTCAGCGCCTCGGCCAACCAGGCCGCCCTGTACCTGCTGTACTTCTTCGTGGGGTTCGCCATCGCCTCCCAGTGGGGCGGCCGCATCCTCGACAAGCGGGGCGCCCGCCCCACGTTGAAGATCGGCTGCGTGGTCGGAGCCGTCGGGTTCGCGCTGTGGGCCGGCAAACTGACCGACCTGTCCATGCACGACCAGTGGCCGTACGTCGCCCTCGCCGGCGCGGGAATCGGGTTCATCCTCGCCCCGGCCTCGACGGACGCCGTCAACCGGGCGATCGACGCCTCCTACGGCGAAGTCACCGGCATCACCCAGACCGTACGCAACTACGCGGCCAGCATCGGACTTGCCGTCTTCGGCACCGTGCTGGCGCACACCATGACGGACAACGTCGTGGACACCCTCCGGAAGCGCGGGGTACCGCCGGACCAGGTGGACTCCGTCGCCGAGGACGTGACGCAGTCGATCACGGGCCAGGCGGACGCCCGCACGCCCACCGGCGACGGCCCGGTCGCGACGACCATGCGCGATGCGATGTCCTCGATCCGCATGGACTTCGCCGAGGCCAACCAGTGGGTGTTCTACGGCATGGCCGTCGCACTCGGCATCGGCTACCTCTGCGCCCTGCGCCATCCCGGCGGTCAGGCGGCTGGGGCCGAGGAGACGCCCGCGCAGTCCCCCGTACATCATTGA
- a CDS encoding cysteine hydrolase family protein yields the protein MTQQALLVMDVQQVVVDRHPDPDYLPRLRKAVDAARAAGVPVIYVVVGFRPGYPEISARNKMFGRLAGASAAGGAGAGGEELATRVHPDVAPGPGEVVVTKRRVSAFSGSDLDVVLRAGDISHLVLTGIATSGVVLSTLRQAADLDFGLTVLADGCLDSDAEVHRLLTEKVFPQQAEVTTVADWTAAL from the coding sequence ATGACCCAGCAGGCGCTTCTCGTCATGGATGTCCAACAGGTGGTCGTCGATCGCCACCCCGATCCCGACTACCTGCCACGCCTGCGGAAGGCGGTCGACGCCGCCCGCGCGGCCGGCGTTCCCGTGATCTACGTCGTGGTCGGGTTCCGTCCCGGGTATCCGGAGATCAGCGCGCGGAACAAGATGTTCGGTCGACTCGCCGGCGCCTCGGCGGCGGGCGGTGCGGGCGCTGGTGGCGAGGAACTGGCCACCCGTGTCCATCCGGACGTGGCCCCCGGGCCGGGCGAGGTCGTCGTCACCAAACGGCGCGTCAGCGCCTTCTCCGGCAGCGACCTCGATGTGGTTCTGCGGGCCGGCGACATCAGCCACTTGGTCCTGACGGGCATCGCCACGAGCGGCGTCGTTCTGTCCACCCTCCGGCAGGCGGCCGACCTCGACTTCGGCCTCACCGTCCTGGCCGACGGCTGCCTCGACAGCGACGCGGAAGTGCACCGGCTCCTCACGGAGAAGGTGTTTCCTCAGCAGGCGGAGGTCACGACCGTGGCCGACTGGACGGCTGCGCTCTGA
- a CDS encoding TetR/AcrR family transcriptional regulator has translation MATRATGTSPDDEADGRSAEPAAGQRRRRDAAATRQALLQAARSRFIRLGYERTTLRDVAADAEVNLALIKRYFGSKEGLFKASLASAPRFLGRDGDFPQDRATLAEALSLQLAAGAWPDFGEHPVLMLLRNTGDEQVDELRRQALQEFSRQVLEASGAPVPHNDDEHPAHDGEHSAHNGERLPYNHDERLLRAELLVALGVGVAVVRSAVGLQPLRDATSDELLGPLRDVVDGLLAPRTD, from the coding sequence ATGGCGACGAGAGCAACCGGCACATCGCCGGACGACGAGGCTGACGGACGCTCTGCCGAGCCGGCTGCCGGGCAGCGTCGGCGGCGGGACGCGGCAGCCACGCGGCAGGCGCTGCTCCAGGCCGCGCGAAGCCGGTTCATCCGCCTTGGGTACGAACGCACGACACTGCGCGACGTCGCCGCGGACGCGGAGGTCAACCTCGCCCTCATCAAGCGGTACTTCGGTTCCAAGGAGGGTCTCTTCAAGGCGTCGCTGGCGTCGGCGCCCCGGTTCCTCGGACGCGACGGCGACTTCCCCCAGGACCGGGCCACGCTCGCCGAGGCACTCAGCCTTCAACTGGCGGCCGGCGCCTGGCCGGACTTCGGCGAGCACCCCGTACTGATGCTGCTGCGCAACACCGGCGACGAGCAGGTGGACGAACTGCGCAGGCAGGCCCTGCAGGAGTTCAGCCGTCAAGTGCTCGAAGCCTCGGGTGCGCCGGTGCCGCACAACGACGACGAACACCCGGCGCACGACGGCGAACACTCGGCGCACAACGGCGAACGCCTGCCGTACAACCACGACGAACGCCTGCTGAGAGCGGAACTGCTGGTCGCACTCGGCGTCGGCGTCGCCGTCGTACGCTCCGCCGTGGGCCTGCAACCCTTGCGTGACGCGACATCGGACGAGCTCCTCGGTCCGCTCCGCGACGTCGTCGACGGCCTGCTCGCGCCCCGCACGGATTGA